In Erigeron canadensis isolate Cc75 chromosome 1, C_canadensis_v1, whole genome shotgun sequence, a single window of DNA contains:
- the LOC122585120 gene encoding heavy metal-associated isoprenylated plant protein 3-like, with translation MAKMNQSNNNEKPPKGGDRKNNDDGTMTVVVLKIDLHCEGCAGKIAKVVRTLNGVESVKKGDNELKKIKVIGKVDPVELRQKVEEKIKKKVELISPVTKKQNDAGNGEQPPKEPKQQTATAKDKNKPKKFPVTTTVFKISLDCQGCIDNIQKLIRKTDGFIEMSIERKKDLVTVKGGIDVDKLVAALKDKLKKKVEIVRAKDGSEKKGKDGEGDGKGSGGGKKGKGGEGDGKESGEDPQVEQYQYFVSQSQYIYPQYVNVPEYPYGYMHPHAPSMFSDENPNAACVVM, from the exons ATGGCAAAAATGAATCAGAGTAACAACAATGAGAAGCCTCCAAAGGGCGGTGACAGGAAAAACAACGATGATGGTACGATGACCGTTGTGGTTCTCAAAATCGACTTGCATTGCGAAGGTTGTGCAGGAAAAATTGCTAAAGTTGTTCGCACTCTCAACG gtgtGGAGTCAGTGAAGAAAGGGGACAatgagttaaaaaaaataaaagtgatcGGTAAAGTTGATCCGGTGGAACTCCGGCAAAAAGTTGAGGAAAAGATCAAGAAAAAAGTGGAACTGATATCTCCGGTAACCAAAAAGCAAAATGATGCTGGTAATGGAGAACAACCACCCAAGGAACCTAAACAGCAAACTGCCACCGCGAAAGACAAGAATAAACCTAAAAAG TTTCCGGTAACGACGACAGTATTCAAGATCTCATTGGACTGCCAAGGATGCATTGACAACATTCAAAAGTTAATCAGGAAAACCGATG GGTTTATTGAAATGTCAATAGAACGGAAGAAAGATTTGGTGACAGTTAAAGGAGGTATAGACGTTGACAAGTTGGTGGCAGCGCTCAAGGATAAACTGAAGAAGAAAGTCGAGATTGTTCGAGCGAAAGATGGCAGTGAGAAAAAGGGCAAGGATGGTGAAGGAGATGGGAAGGGTAGTGGCGGTGGGAAAAAAGGAAAGGGTGGTGAAGGAGATGGGAAGGAAAGTGGCGAGGATCCACAAGTGGAGCAGTATCAGTATTTTGTTAGTCAAAGTCAATACATATATCCTCAGTATGTAAATGTGCCGGAATATCCGTATGGTTACATGCATCCTCATGCTCCTTCGATGTTTAGCGACGAAAACCCAAATGCAGCTTGTGTTGTTATGTAG
- the LOC122595877 gene encoding uncharacterized protein LOC122595877, producing MWRVELDRLPTCMALKIRNCNFGSLMCGLCNNEEETVEHLFCSCTMAMDVWYHVGVWCKSPSVFLFDIKDIFELHKMTGFCKERRSTFKGIVSITWWILWKTRNDTVFNKEKPNIEKIVQNIKDLSFLWYRVKKKKDVITWDKWCCFDIV from the coding sequence ATGTGGAGGGTCGAGTTGGATCGTCTTCCCACTTGCATGGCTCTAAAGATTCGCAACTGCAACTTCGGCTCGTTGATGTGCGGCTTGTGCAACAACGAAGAAGAGACCGTGGAACATCTTTTCTGTTCGTGCACGATGGCCATGGACGTGTGGTATCATGTAGGGGTGTGGTGCAAGTCGCCATCGGTGTTCCTGTTCGACATTAAAGACATCTTTGAGCTTCATAAGATGACTGGTTTTTGCAAGGAAAGGAGGTCGACCTTTAAAGGAATTGTGTCCATAACCTGGTGGATTCTTTGGAAGACTAGGAATGATACTGTGTTCAACAAAGAAAAACCAAACATTGAGAAGATTGTACAGAACATCAAAGATCTTAGCTTCTTATGGTATAGAGTTAAGAAGAAAAAGGATGTGATTACATGGGACAAATGGTGTTGTTTTGACATTGTATAA